Below is a window of Streptomyces sp. NBC_00223 DNA.
AGGCGGCCGGGCCCGCCGTCAATGTGCCGCCCGCCTCTTTCACCTGAACGGCCGGGAGCGGGACGGTCGCCGGGCCCTGGACGACGGCGCCGGTCTCCGCGTCGAACTCGCTTCCGTGGCACGGGCAGGACACCGTGGTGCCCTTCACCGCGTCGACCACGCAGCCCTGGTGGGTGCAGACCGCGCTGAACGCCTTGAAGGTGCCCTTGACCGGCTGCGAGACCACGACCCTGTCCTCGCGGTAGAGCTTCGCGCCGCCCACCGGCACATCGGTGGCCGGGCCGAGGTCCACCGTCCTGGTCGGACCCGACGCCGAGCCGTGCTTCGTGGTGCCGCAGGCGGTCAGACCGATTCCGGCGGCTCCCGCGAGCGCCGCGCCTCGCAGGACGGTACGGCGGCAGGCGGGCAGTTCGGTGGACATGGGCGCTCCTGGTACGGGACGTGGCGGGTGGTGCGATCCGTACCCTACGTCCCGAACCTGGGTGCCCTTCCTGCGGACGGCCGGGCCGGGCGGATCGTCGCCGCCGGGCCCGGCCGTGCGCCCACCGCTCAGGCCTTGGCCGTCCGCTTCCTGGGGGCGGCCTTCTTCGCGGCCGCCTTCTTGGCCGTGCCCGCGCCGGAGGCGACCCGCTTCCTGGGCGCCGGCACCGCCGCGTCGCTGACCGCCTCCGGGCTGAGGATGTCCCGCAGGAACTTGCCGGTGTGGCTGGCCGGGATGCCCGCGATCTGCTCGGGGGTGCCCTCGGCGACGACCAGACCGCCGCCGTTGCCGCCCTCGGGGCCCATGTCGATCACCCAGTCGGACGTCTTGATGACATCGAGGTTGTGCTCGATGACGATCACCGTGTTGCCCTTGTCGACCAGCCCGGACAGCACCTTGATCAGCTTGCTGATGTCCTCGAAGTGCAGCCCGGTGGTCGGCTCGTCCAGCACGTAGACGGTCCGCCCGGTGGAGCGCTTCTGGAGCTCGGAGGCGAGCTTGACGCGCTGCGCCTCGCCACCGGACAGGGTCGGCGCGGACTGCCCGAGGCGTACGTACCCCAGGCCGACCTCGTTCAGCGTGCGCAGATGGCGGGCGATGGTGGGCACCGCCTCGAAGAAGTCGAGCGCCTCCTCGATCGGCATGTCCAGCACCTCGGCGATGGACTTGCCCTTGTAGTGCACCTCCAGCGTCTCCCGGTTGTACCGGGCGCCGTGGCAGACCTCGCACGGGACGTAGACGTCCGGCAGGAAGTTCATCTCGATCTTGATCGTGCCGTCGCCCGAGCAGTTCTCGCAGCGGCCGCCCTTGACGTTGAAGGAGAAGCGGCCGGGCAGATAGCCGCGGACCTTGGCCTCCATCGTCTCGGCGAAGAGCCTGCGGACGTGGTCGAAGACACCGGTGTACGTGGCCGGGTTGGACCGCGGGGTGCGGCCGATCGGCGACTGGTCGACATGCACGACCTTGTCCACCAGGTCGTCGCCCGCGACCCGGGTGTGGCGTCCGGGCACCGTACGGGCGCCGTTCAGCTCACGGGCCAGGTGGGTGTAGAGGATGTCGTTGACCAGCGTGGACTTCCCGGAGCCTGACACACCCGTGACCGCGGTGAGCACACCGAGCGGGAAGGACACGTCGATGTCCTGGAGGTTGTGCTCGCGGGCGCCGTGCACGGTCAGCCGGCGCTTGGGGTCGATCGGCCGGCGTACCGGCGGCGTCGGGATGAACCGCTTGCCGGACAGATACTGGCCGGTCAGCGACTCGTCATTGACCAGCAGCTCCTTGAGCGAGCCGGAGTGCACCACATGGCCGCCGTGCTCACCCGCGCCGGGGCCGATGTCGACCACCCAGTCGGCGGTCTTGATGGTGTCCTCGTCGTGCTCCACGACGATCAGGGTGTTGCCCAGGTCGCGCAGCCGGACCAGGGTCTCGATCAGCCGGTGGTTGTCCCGCTG
It encodes the following:
- a CDS encoding Rieske (2Fe-2S) protein, with product MSTELPACRRTVLRGAALAGAAGIGLTACGTTKHGSASGPTRTVDLGPATDVPVGGAKLYREDRVVVSQPVKGTFKAFSAVCTHQGCVVDAVKGTTVSCPCHGSEFDAETGAVVQGPATVPLPAVQVKEAGGTLTAGPAA